One genomic window of Desulfovibrio gilichinskyi includes the following:
- a CDS encoding PEP/pyruvate-binding domain-containing protein, whose protein sequence is MHIKKKFNYCLKLIFTPGAHLKRKYEAFKSLLAYDSMALELVADLEDILYRKKKGDHQRVVWLTHRLSLAVNAMIDQLTEMNPFCYRSLYENFIRIDNNVKIAVDHNLPDSGPPYILTLEKAAAFPDLAGGKGTNLGRALTEGQVNVPPAFVVTANAFNRFIDCNGLREELEARFRVMQVDNHGHIAQLTLEIQELILAADVPKEIADGILSTMAEMFPDDSLIAVRSSALAEDSEISFAGQYSSELSVHKKDVLEAYKRVLAGKYCPRAIAYRVSNGLSDSDTAMAVLILPMVNAEKAGVVYSKNPDSSGSDENICIYGVCGLGDSLVDGSISPAKAILSRDVKPELISSGTVDIGDLPSEETLLKLGRIAMRLESSFGCPQDIEWAEDDLKNLYILQSRPLRQNTEKSSAVHSPITTTPVVKGLESAALGVGCGEIYFAENGKDFAQLPEGAIVVTSTLKPALSMFISKINGVIAGTGSRASHFASVAREWGLPVLVGDTEGCLYEGQFVTVDGVDGAVFDGCVSEIVTRSYVKDEPSPRVLNFYSKVIPFTVKLSLTDPESPDFTPEGCRSLHDMVRFCHEKSVEQMFSLVDKKGRGMGAAKELKSDLPLVMYILDLGKGLVLRSAKKRYVTPQDITSQPMRSLWSGLSDPMVQWSKELTHIDWDEFDRMSAGIFSIKSKLLASYGIIAEDYLHLMIRFGYHFSVVDSICGKASGANYVHFKFQGGGSELKNRLLRLRFIQSVLGHYGFEIETRGDMLDATCSRISEKETCALLAKLGYLLAYTRLMDMRLQEEKQVEPEVQLFIQNAERVDGNSSE, encoded by the coding sequence ATGCACATCAAAAAAAAATTTAATTATTGTTTGAAGCTTATTTTTACTCCTGGTGCGCATCTTAAACGCAAATATGAAGCGTTCAAATCTCTTCTGGCCTATGATTCTATGGCCCTTGAATTGGTAGCTGATCTTGAAGACATATTATACAGGAAGAAAAAAGGTGATCACCAACGAGTTGTGTGGTTGACTCATCGTTTATCTTTAGCTGTCAATGCAATGATAGACCAACTTACTGAAATGAATCCTTTTTGTTACAGAAGCCTATACGAAAATTTTATCAGAATAGATAATAATGTTAAGATTGCTGTAGACCATAATCTTCCTGATTCCGGCCCCCCTTATATTCTTACTCTTGAAAAGGCTGCAGCATTTCCAGATTTGGCAGGAGGTAAGGGGACAAACCTCGGGCGCGCGTTAACCGAGGGACAAGTCAATGTGCCCCCGGCTTTTGTTGTAACCGCCAATGCCTTTAACAGGTTTATCGACTGCAACGGTTTAAGGGAAGAACTGGAAGCCCGTTTCCGAGTCATGCAAGTTGATAACCATGGGCATATCGCGCAGCTCACCCTTGAAATACAGGAACTGATTCTAGCTGCGGATGTTCCAAAAGAAATTGCGGATGGAATTCTTTCAACTATGGCGGAAATGTTTCCTGACGATTCGCTGATAGCCGTTAGGTCAAGTGCTTTGGCCGAAGACAGTGAGATCTCTTTTGCCGGGCAGTACTCAAGTGAACTGAGCGTGCATAAAAAAGACGTGCTTGAAGCGTATAAACGAGTTCTTGCCGGTAAATATTGTCCGCGCGCTATTGCGTACCGTGTTTCAAACGGCCTTTCAGATAGCGATACGGCTATGGCCGTGTTGATTCTGCCAATGGTCAACGCTGAAAAAGCAGGAGTCGTTTATTCAAAAAATCCTGATTCCAGCGGCAGTGATGAAAATATTTGTATCTATGGTGTCTGCGGTCTTGGGGATTCGTTGGTTGATGGAAGTATTTCTCCGGCAAAAGCAATTCTTTCAAGGGACGTTAAGCCGGAGTTAATCAGTAGCGGTACTGTAGATATAGGTGATCTTCCAAGTGAAGAAACTCTTTTGAAGCTTGGACGAATTGCCATGCGGCTCGAATCCAGTTTCGGCTGTCCGCAGGATATCGAATGGGCAGAAGACGATTTAAAAAATCTGTATATTTTGCAGTCCCGTCCGTTGCGGCAAAATACTGAAAAGTCGTCTGCGGTGCATTCACCGATAACAACCACTCCTGTTGTTAAGGGGCTGGAGAGTGCCGCGCTCGGCGTTGGATGCGGTGAAATTTATTTTGCGGAAAATGGGAAAGATTTTGCGCAGCTTCCTGAAGGGGCAATTGTTGTCACATCTACTCTTAAGCCCGCGCTTTCAATGTTTATCTCTAAAATTAACGGAGTCATTGCCGGTACGGGCAGCAGGGCCAGTCATTTTGCATCTGTTGCTCGCGAATGGGGACTTCCTGTGTTGGTAGGTGATACCGAGGGGTGTTTATATGAAGGGCAATTTGTAACTGTTGACGGGGTGGACGGAGCGGTTTTCGACGGCTGTGTCTCTGAGATAGTAACCAGATCTTATGTAAAGGATGAGCCTTCACCGCGAGTTCTTAATTTTTATTCCAAAGTTATTCCTTTTACGGTGAAGCTGAGTCTTACTGACCCTGAATCACCTGATTTTACGCCGGAAGGATGTCGTTCGTTGCATGATATGGTGAGGTTCTGCCATGAAAAATCAGTAGAGCAAATGTTTTCACTGGTTGATAAAAAGGGACGCGGAATGGGGGCGGCAAAAGAGCTTAAAAGTGACTTGCCGCTGGTAATGTATATTCTCGATCTCGGTAAGGGGTTGGTATTAAGATCGGCTAAAAAAAGGTATGTAACTCCTCAGGATATAACCAGTCAGCCGATGAGAAGTCTCTGGTCCGGGTTGTCTGATCCGATGGTGCAATGGTCAAAGGAGCTGACTCATATTGATTGGGATGAGTTTGACCGCATGTCAGCCGGAATCTTCAGTATTAAGTCTAAATTGTTGGCAAGTTACGGCATTATCGCGGAAGATTATCTTCATCTTATGATCAGGTTCGGGTACCATTTTTCTGTGGTTGACTCCATTTGCGGCAAGGCCTCCGGTGCTAATTATGTCCATTTTAAATTTCAGGGTGGCGGATCTGAGCTTAAAAACAGATTGCTGAGGCTTAGATTTATTCAGAGTGTACTTGGCCATTACGGTTTTGAAATTGAAACTCGCGGGGATATGCTTGATGCAACCTGTTCTAGAATCAGCGAGAAAGAAACCTGCGCTTTGTTAGCTAAATTGGGGTATTTGCTGGCTTATACCAGACTTATGGATATGCGCCTCCAAGAGGAAAAACAGGTGGAGCCTGAAGTGCAGCTCTTTATCCAGAACGCAGAGAGGGTTGATGGAAACTCTTCAGAATAA
- a CDS encoding protein-tyrosine phosphatase family protein, which produces METLQNNHAYHLTWVTDQLAVGCAPMSYAQLNSLDEQGIDAILNLCGEFYDLYDIEKKAGFDVYYFPLADEEAPDLVKLEKTLEWLDESIYIGKKVLIHCRHGIGRTGTVLNAYLLRRGLGHKLAWKALRKLRSKPANFEQWWTIRKYGKQSGKLTIREPHLEFKRLVDLSPFFNDYEQLILRVDEAVRDSGHIETCGFDNDQCCRTPVSLTLVEAVHLSHQINLELTHEGRLEVIKRAVETSKAERIASAELRKENNIADFCLSEAGAVCPLLKDKSCLLFNDRPLQCRAFGVDLSDDGALWGKILTPALNKISSEIWFAYTGIMSDAKIPSFSLPDVASGKFIEALFKLMMEEGISD; this is translated from the coding sequence ATGGAAACTCTTCAGAATAATCACGCTTATCACCTGACATGGGTCACGGATCAACTTGCTGTAGGGTGTGCTCCCATGAGTTATGCTCAGCTTAATTCTTTGGATGAACAGGGGATAGATGCTATCCTGAACCTGTGCGGGGAATTTTACGATCTGTATGATATTGAGAAAAAGGCCGGGTTTGATGTTTATTATTTCCCGCTGGCGGATGAAGAAGCCCCGGATCTTGTTAAACTTGAAAAAACTCTGGAATGGCTGGATGAGTCCATTTATATAGGTAAAAAGGTTCTGATTCATTGCCGTCATGGAATCGGGCGAACAGGAACCGTGCTGAATGCCTATCTGCTTCGCCGGGGGCTCGGGCATAAACTGGCCTGGAAGGCTCTTAGAAAACTAAGATCAAAACCTGCCAATTTTGAGCAGTGGTGGACCATTCGCAAATACGGCAAACAGAGCGGCAAACTGACGATTCGTGAACCTCATCTGGAATTTAAAAGACTGGTTGATCTGTCTCCCTTTTTTAATGATTATGAACAATTGATTTTGCGTGTTGATGAAGCCGTTCGTGATTCCGGACACATTGAAACATGCGGATTTGATAATGATCAGTGTTGCCGGACTCCGGTCAGTCTTACTTTGGTTGAAGCTGTTCATTTAAGTCATCAGATTAATCTGGAGCTTACTCACGAAGGTCGCCTTGAGGTTATAAAACGTGCTGTGGAAACATCAAAAGCTGAAAGGATTGCCTCGGCAGAACTTAGAAAAGAAAATAATATTGCTGATTTTTGTCTCTCTGAAGCAGGCGCGGTTTGTCCACTGCTTAAAGATAAATCCTGTTTGCTGTTTAATGACCGTCCTTTGCAATGCAGAGCTTTCGGCGTGGATCTTTCTGACGACGGAGCGTTGTGGGGAAAAATCTTGACCCCTGCACTTAATAAGATCTCTTCTGAAATATGGTTCGCATATACCGGAATTATGTCCGACGCTAAAATACCTTCTTTTTCCTTGCCGGATGTCGCCTCAGGGAAATTTATAGAAGCCTTGTTCAAACTTATGATGGAAGAAGGAATTAGCGACTAA
- a CDS encoding response regulator, with amino-acid sequence MANLLFHGSIRKKIIVLVLLATLPAFMLNLGTALLHRHQAIKSAKHQTLESLHEFSEIQRRISDSTRTLLQTVAEIPEIRELNPHAAQITLETILKANPIYTNAILINLEGNVVAAGTGNATNLNFADRKQFKDAISTKKFAAGEYVVGKTSQKSIFPFAMPVLNANGNPKGALIIGINLNHYRDFFKRSNFPENSFFGLCDHNGNRLFRYPKKENIEVGTPIQEAVFLSAKTGKNPGMIVTESTDKIVRIIFYEPLRLSSDTEPYMYLFLGIDESEIQQGADLILTRGAETGFISIILTLAIAWFVGGRGIVRHLESLTETVQKIGSKDFKNPSGIDYSDGEIGQLGQAFDNMVNLLRKREKERNNALASVRESNERSRTLLLNTPSGICLVNPVSQFIEFMNPAFMDIFNVHDENLKNLQLKAFHPQKDSTKVDKIFEKHILHEISFSPALPAMTLNGREICVDVSSAIVTINGRNLLALFFTDITAHKHSENELIGAKEVAERANRVKDEFLANISHEIRTPLNGVMGTLQLMQETPLDSEQESYVEIALGSSNNLLKVLNDLLDFSKIEAGKLDIIEEPFELESLIEESVNLFQFQARENNISFHSHIDPSTQKFYIGDIGRIRQILFNLIGNSIKFTESGSIAVQVYSLPHRDPNKERLFFSVEDTGVGISDDKIGYIFESFTQVDGALSRKHQGTGLGLPIVKRLVNLMGGNITVETEVGVGTTILFCVLVTKTDYIDIQDKKDHQRKKSDTPLRILLVEDEMVNRIMAQKLLEKAGHSIICAQNGEECLEKLRKHSFDVILMDVQMPVMDGFETTNIIRNSKEFSKIAEIPIVALTAHASNKDLNKAKLTGMDEFVSKPFNKEVLLEVLQKMHDLNK; translated from the coding sequence ATGGCAAATCTACTATTCCATGGATCAATACGAAAAAAAATCATCGTTTTGGTTTTGCTTGCGACTCTGCCTGCGTTCATGCTGAACCTTGGAACAGCGTTGCTCCATAGACATCAAGCTATCAAATCCGCAAAGCACCAGACCTTAGAGTCATTGCATGAATTCAGCGAAATACAACGCAGAATCAGTGATTCAACACGTACACTTCTTCAGACAGTTGCGGAAATTCCGGAAATCAGAGAGCTCAACCCTCACGCAGCGCAGATCACTCTTGAAACCATACTGAAAGCCAACCCTATATATACAAACGCAATTCTTATTAATTTAGAAGGTAATGTAGTTGCTGCAGGCACAGGAAATGCCACAAATCTTAACTTTGCGGATCGCAAGCAATTTAAAGATGCCATAAGTACAAAAAAATTTGCAGCCGGCGAATATGTTGTCGGCAAAACTTCACAAAAATCAATATTTCCTTTCGCAATGCCGGTCCTTAACGCTAACGGTAATCCGAAAGGGGCATTGATTATCGGTATAAACTTAAACCATTACAGAGATTTTTTTAAACGCAGCAACTTTCCGGAAAATTCATTTTTCGGACTATGTGATCATAACGGGAACAGGCTGTTCAGGTATCCTAAAAAAGAAAATATTGAAGTCGGCACTCCTATTCAAGAAGCAGTCTTCCTCTCCGCAAAAACCGGAAAAAATCCCGGAATGATTGTTACGGAATCTACTGATAAAATTGTCCGCATTATTTTTTATGAACCATTGCGTCTTTCGTCTGACACTGAACCTTACATGTACCTTTTTTTGGGTATTGATGAATCAGAAATTCAACAAGGTGCTGATTTGATTCTTACCAGAGGAGCAGAAACAGGCTTTATCTCAATAATTCTCACGCTGGCAATTGCATGGTTTGTCGGAGGAAGAGGGATCGTCCGCCATCTTGAAAGTCTTACGGAGACCGTTCAAAAAATCGGCAGCAAGGATTTTAAAAATCCGAGCGGAATAGATTATTCAGACGGTGAAATAGGGCAGTTAGGTCAAGCCTTTGATAATATGGTAAACCTTCTGCGCAAACGTGAAAAAGAGCGTAACAACGCACTGGCAAGCGTCCGCGAAAGTAATGAAAGATCACGAACTCTTCTGCTAAACACCCCCTCAGGAATTTGTCTGGTTAACCCCGTCAGCCAGTTTATAGAGTTCATGAACCCTGCTTTCATGGATATATTCAATGTCCATGATGAAAATTTGAAGAATCTACAGCTAAAAGCTTTTCATCCTCAAAAAGATAGTACCAAAGTAGATAAAATTTTCGAAAAACATATTTTGCACGAGATTTCTTTTTCACCTGCACTCCCAGCCATGACACTCAACGGTCGGGAAATTTGTGTGGACGTTTCGTCAGCCATTGTCACCATCAACGGGCGAAATCTTTTGGCACTTTTTTTCACGGATATAACAGCTCATAAACATTCAGAGAATGAACTGATCGGAGCAAAGGAAGTAGCAGAACGCGCAAACAGAGTAAAAGATGAATTTCTGGCGAACATAAGCCATGAAATCAGGACTCCGTTAAACGGTGTTATGGGAACACTCCAGCTTATGCAGGAAACCCCGCTTGACAGCGAGCAGGAGTCATACGTTGAAATAGCTCTTGGCTCTTCTAATAATTTGCTTAAGGTACTGAATGACCTTCTTGATTTTTCTAAAATCGAAGCAGGAAAGCTTGATATTATTGAAGAACCTTTCGAGCTGGAATCCCTGATAGAAGAAAGTGTTAACCTGTTTCAGTTTCAAGCGCGGGAAAATAATATATCTTTTCACTCGCACATAGATCCGTCTACTCAGAAATTTTATATAGGTGACATAGGAAGAATCAGGCAGATTCTTTTTAACCTGATCGGAAACTCTATTAAATTTACAGAGTCAGGTTCAATAGCAGTCCAAGTGTATTCACTCCCTCACCGCGATCCGAACAAAGAACGCTTGTTCTTCTCAGTTGAAGATACAGGAGTCGGCATATCTGATGATAAAATTGGATATATCTTTGAGTCATTTACTCAGGTTGACGGAGCTTTATCCAGAAAACACCAAGGAACAGGATTAGGACTTCCCATAGTAAAAAGATTGGTAAATCTGATGGGCGGAAACATCACCGTTGAAACTGAAGTAGGTGTGGGGACCACAATTCTTTTTTGCGTGTTGGTGACTAAAACAGACTATATCGACATTCAAGATAAAAAAGACCACCAGCGAAAAAAGTCCGACACTCCTCTTAGAATACTTCTTGTGGAAGACGAAATGGTCAACAGAATTATGGCGCAAAAACTGCTCGAGAAAGCAGGGCACAGCATAATATGCGCTCAAAATGGTGAAGAATGCCTTGAAAAGCTGCGCAAACACAGCTTTGATGTGATTCTCATGGACGTACAAATGCCTGTTATGGACGGGTTTGAAACTACCAACATAATAAGAAACTCAAAAGAATTCAGCAAAATAGCTGAAATACCGATTGTGGCCTTGACTGCGCATGCCTCAAATAAAGATCTGAATAAAGCAAAATTAACGGGAATGGACGAATTTGTCAGCAAGCCGTTTAACAAAGAGGTACTGCTTGAAGTATTACAAAAAATGCATGACCTTAACAAATAA
- the ablB gene encoding putative beta-lysine N-acetyltransferase — translation MTPDKIKNIGQSTIQIGPLNDRIYLMELSPEDMPDIVSELKSKAKSADVSKIFAKVPSELSPHFVTEGFAEEATVPNLFSDDDGTFLSFYRSSARAEIKDQDKLDHIIEVAEGKSGTGINDKLAKGLSIRKLTKADSSSLATLYKEVFSTYPFPVHDAEYIENEINQNGCFYGVFHKEELIGAASAEAGHDGWSVELTDFAVRPEYRKKGIAGTLLHRLEEESLVAGKMCFFTIARACSYGINSLFAKAGYTYSGTIPNNTNISGSLETMNIWFKHPVDNQSA, via the coding sequence ATGACTCCCGATAAAATAAAAAATATAGGACAAAGCACAATTCAGATCGGCCCGTTAAATGACAGAATTTATTTAATGGAACTTTCACCAGAAGATATGCCGGATATTGTTTCAGAGTTGAAAAGCAAAGCAAAATCTGCCGATGTATCAAAGATTTTTGCTAAAGTGCCAAGTGAGTTATCACCACACTTTGTCACCGAAGGATTTGCAGAGGAAGCAACCGTCCCAAATTTATTTTCTGATGATGATGGAACTTTTTTAAGCTTCTACAGGTCCTCTGCCAGAGCAGAAATTAAAGACCAAGACAAACTTGATCATATCATTGAAGTTGCCGAAGGCAAATCCGGAACAGGAATTAATGACAAGCTTGCGAAGGGATTAAGCATCAGGAAGTTAACAAAGGCTGATAGCAGCAGCCTTGCAACTTTGTACAAAGAAGTGTTCAGCACTTATCCATTCCCTGTCCATGATGCGGAGTATATTGAGAACGAAATCAATCAAAACGGCTGTTTTTATGGAGTTTTTCACAAAGAAGAATTAATAGGTGCAGCCTCTGCCGAAGCAGGTCATGATGGGTGGAGTGTAGAGCTTACCGACTTTGCCGTACGTCCGGAATACCGGAAAAAAGGAATAGCCGGAACATTACTGCACAGACTTGAAGAGGAATCACTGGTAGCAGGTAAAATGTGTTTTTTTACGATTGCACGCGCCTGTTCATACGGAATAAACTCTCTTTTCGCCAAAGCAGGCTATACTTATTCCGGAACAATTCCGAACAATACTAATATCAGCGGAAGCCTTGAAACAATGAATATATGGTTTAAGCACCCAGTTGATAATCAGTCTGCATAG
- the ablA gene encoding lysine 2,3-aminomutase, producing the protein MEVYNLHQQKLSDILDEDSSRDDWTDWKWHIRNSIKTVAGFEKALGIKFSDKERKMHEQTLKKFPLAVSPYYLSLIHKDDYKNDPIFKQSFPDPRELIIGRSDMVDPLHEDGDSPVPGITHRYPDRVLFHVSNICSMYCRHCTRKRKVGDVDSIPDMEQLEAGFEYIRNTPQIRDVLLSGGDPFMLSDEKLDWLLTKIGEIEHVEVVRIGTRMPVVLPYRVTDKLVNMLKKHHPLWINTHFNHPCEVTTSSKRALAKLADAGIPLGNQSVLLAGINDCPRLMKTLNHKLVKNRVRPYYLYQCDLSEGLSHFRTPVGKGIEILESLRGHTSGFAVPTYVIDAPGGGGKIPVMPNYIVSWATNKIILRNYEGVITTYAEPDSYECNYCDRNCEECNLQLMEEDAEEKPIGIAKLLSDWDDTLSLTPEENERTERSANDSR; encoded by the coding sequence ATGGAAGTATACAATTTACATCAACAGAAATTATCAGACATTTTAGATGAAGATTCATCAAGAGACGATTGGACAGACTGGAAATGGCATATCCGCAATTCAATAAAAACTGTCGCAGGTTTTGAAAAAGCTCTTGGTATAAAGTTCAGCGACAAAGAGAGAAAGATGCATGAACAGACACTTAAAAAGTTCCCGCTTGCCGTCTCTCCATATTATTTATCTCTTATTCATAAAGATGATTACAAAAACGACCCGATCTTCAAACAGTCTTTTCCCGACCCCCGCGAGCTTATAATCGGCCGCAGCGACATGGTTGACCCGTTGCATGAAGACGGAGACAGCCCTGTTCCAGGCATTACTCATAGATATCCGGATAGAGTTCTGTTTCATGTCAGTAATATCTGTTCTATGTATTGCAGGCATTGTACGCGCAAACGAAAAGTCGGTGATGTTGATTCCATTCCGGATATGGAACAGCTGGAAGCAGGTTTCGAATACATTCGCAACACTCCGCAAATCAGAGATGTCCTGCTTTCCGGCGGTGACCCCTTCATGCTGTCCGATGAGAAACTGGACTGGCTGCTTACTAAAATAGGTGAAATTGAACATGTAGAGGTCGTAAGAATCGGAACTCGCATGCCTGTTGTTCTGCCTTACAGAGTTACGGACAAACTGGTAAACATGCTCAAAAAGCATCATCCACTATGGATAAATACCCATTTCAATCATCCGTGCGAAGTAACAACCTCTTCCAAAAGAGCTTTAGCAAAACTTGCAGATGCCGGTATTCCGCTTGGTAACCAAAGCGTGCTCCTCGCCGGTATCAATGACTGTCCAAGACTTATGAAAACACTTAACCATAAGCTGGTTAAAAACAGAGTACGTCCTTATTATCTTTACCAGTGCGACCTTTCTGAAGGGTTATCCCATTTCAGAACTCCAGTGGGCAAGGGGATAGAAATACTTGAAAGTCTGCGTGGACACACCAGCGGATTTGCTGTGCCTACTTATGTGATTGATGCTCCAGGTGGCGGCGGCAAAATTCCGGTGATGCCGAACTATATAGTCTCATGGGCAACAAACAAAATTATTCTCAGGAACTACGAAGGGGTAATAACAACTTACGCCGAACCGGACTCTTACGAATGTAATTATTGTGATAGAAACTGTGAAGAATGCAACCTCCAGCTTATGGAGGAAGATGCCGAAGAAAAACCTATCGGAATTGCAAAACTGCTTTCAGACTGGGATGACACCCTCAGCCTTACGCCCGAAGAAAATGAAAGAACTGAAAGGAGTGCCAATGACTCCCGATAA